From one [Ruminococcus] lactaris ATCC 29176 genomic stretch:
- a CDS encoding LacI family DNA-binding transcriptional regulator: protein MATISDVAKLSGLSVSTVSRVINNKPHVSEAKRQRVQEAMDALGYSPLQAARQMRGSGSGNVAVVVPTITNNFFAHLVDSIERTCSKYAYRTLIIQTYGERAGEEEALNLLRMQHADGAILCAIENQWELIRKFTQYGRLVACNEYNEDHEISMICGRQYEGFQKATEYLLGKGHQRIAYCTGAKALVLQPKGLNIDSDRYRGFIETLSKAGKSADPDQMFTRIHTMEDGKRVMKKILNLSLQERPDAVIAGSDEVAAGMVIEGLANGIRIPEDIAILGVDDQPLASCIQIPLTTIRQPIAQEGEYAAKEMIRQLRDGAEDTIRKELDLELVIRQSA, encoded by the coding sequence TTGGCAACGATATCAGATGTGGCAAAGCTTTCAGGATTATCAGTCTCTACCGTATCAAGAGTTATCAATAATAAGCCTCATGTATCAGAAGCAAAAAGACAGCGGGTACAGGAGGCGATGGATGCACTGGGATACAGTCCCCTGCAGGCAGCAAGACAGATGAGAGGTTCCGGTTCAGGAAATGTGGCTGTGGTTGTTCCGACGATCACGAATAACTTTTTTGCTCATCTGGTTGATTCAATCGAAAGAACATGCAGCAAATATGCATACAGGACGTTGATCATCCAGACTTACGGAGAACGGGCAGGAGAGGAAGAAGCATTGAATCTGCTTCGTATGCAGCACGCAGACGGTGCAATCCTCTGTGCGATTGAGAACCAGTGGGAACTGATCAGGAAGTTTACCCAGTATGGCAGGCTGGTTGCATGTAATGAGTACAATGAAGACCATGAGATCTCAATGATCTGTGGAAGACAATATGAGGGATTTCAAAAAGCAACCGAGTATCTTTTAGGTAAAGGACATCAGAGAATCGCTTACTGTACAGGAGCAAAAGCGTTGGTTTTACAGCCAAAGGGACTGAATATCGACAGTGACCGCTACAGAGGTTTTATTGAGACATTAAGCAAGGCGGGAAAAAGTGCTGACCCGGATCAGATGTTTACGAGAATACATACGATGGAAGATGGAAAGAGAGTGATGAAAAAGATCTTAAATCTCTCTTTGCAGGAAAGACCGGATGCAGTCATTGCAGGAAGTGATGAAGTGGCAGCCGGAATGGTGATCGAAGGACTTGCAAATGGAATCCGGATCCCGGAAGATATTGCAATTCTGGGAGTGGATGACCAGCCGCTGGCATCCTGCATACAGATTCCTCTGACGACGATCCGTCAACCGATTGCTCAGGAAGGCGAGTATGCGGCAAAAGAAATGATCCGTCAGCTCAGGGACGGAGCGGAAGATACGATCCGCAAAGAACTGGATCTTGAATTAGTGATCCGGCAGTCAGCCTGA
- a CDS encoding glycoside hydrolase family 13 protein: MSNKTAWWKKSVVYQVYPKSFCDSNGDGIGDLNGIRKKIPYLVKLGVDVLWLNPIYASPQVDNGYDISNYREIEPTFGTMEDFENLLAEAHEAGLKIILDLVVNHTSDQHPWFQESRKSKDNPYSDYYIWKDEVINNWGSSFGGSAWEYAEERAQYYLHCFAKEQPDLNWENPKVRQEVYDILRFWLDKGIDGFRMDVISLLSKDQSFPDGPVIQNKAYGSYYAGCANGPRVHEFLQEMNREVLSKYDIMTVGEAPHTNADEAALYTDESRKELNMVFHFDHMHLDYDENGKYATNRVPLVALKKIMTQWQDKMHECNGWNSLYWCNHDQARAVTRFGNDSEEYREISAKMLGTCLHMMQGTPYIYEGEELGMTNADFTRIEEYKDVEALDIFKDFTERKGFSKEDTLHLLHLKSRDNARTPMQWDASENAGFSEAQPWIRVNANYKKINVENALADSDSVFYYYQKLIALRHELPIITDGVYELLDAENEKIYAYLRKGEKESLIVLCNFTDETVEYEVDESVKAERSELVISNYKDAPEKFASKITMKPYGAYVYYTK; this comes from the coding sequence ATGAGTAATAAAACGGCATGGTGGAAAAAGAGTGTAGTATATCAGGTATATCCGAAAAGCTTTTGTGATTCAAATGGAGACGGGATCGGGGATCTGAATGGAATCCGCAAAAAAATTCCTTATCTTGTAAAGCTGGGGGTGGATGTTCTCTGGTTGAATCCGATCTACGCGTCTCCGCAGGTGGATAACGGGTATGATATTTCCAATTACAGAGAGATCGAGCCGACATTTGGTACCATGGAAGATTTTGAAAATCTGCTTGCAGAAGCACATGAGGCAGGTCTGAAGATCATTCTTGACCTGGTTGTAAATCATACCTCTGACCAGCATCCATGGTTTCAGGAATCAAGAAAAAGTAAGGACAATCCTTACAGCGACTACTATATATGGAAAGACGAAGTAATCAATAACTGGGGATCCAGCTTCGGCGGATCTGCCTGGGAGTATGCAGAGGAGCGTGCCCAGTATTATCTGCACTGCTTTGCAAAAGAGCAGCCGGATCTGAACTGGGAAAATCCGAAAGTGCGGCAGGAAGTATATGATATCCTGCGGTTCTGGCTGGATAAAGGAATCGATGGATTCCGGATGGATGTAATTTCGCTTCTTTCGAAAGATCAGAGTTTTCCGGACGGGCCGGTGATTCAAAATAAAGCTTACGGAAGTTATTATGCCGGATGTGCAAATGGACCGAGAGTACATGAATTTCTCCAGGAGATGAACCGGGAAGTATTGAGTAAATACGATATTATGACCGTAGGAGAGGCACCGCATACCAATGCAGATGAGGCGGCTCTTTATACAGATGAATCAAGAAAAGAACTGAACATGGTCTTTCATTTTGACCATATGCATCTGGATTATGATGAGAATGGAAAATATGCAACGAATCGTGTGCCTCTTGTGGCACTGAAAAAAATCATGACGCAGTGGCAGGATAAGATGCATGAGTGCAATGGCTGGAACAGTCTGTACTGGTGCAATCACGATCAGGCGAGAGCTGTGACACGCTTTGGAAACGATTCAGAAGAATACAGAGAAATCTCGGCAAAAATGCTTGGAACATGTCTTCATATGATGCAGGGAACTCCTTACATTTATGAAGGGGAAGAGCTTGGAATGACCAATGCAGATTTTACAAGGATCGAGGAGTACAAAGACGTAGAAGCACTGGATATCTTTAAAGATTTTACAGAAAGAAAAGGATTTTCAAAAGAAGATACCCTCCATTTACTTCATTTGAAGTCCAGAGACAACGCCAGAACTCCGATGCAGTGGGATGCTTCTGAAAATGCCGGATTCTCCGAAGCACAGCCATGGATTCGTGTCAATGCTAATTATAAAAAGATCAATGTAGAAAATGCTCTGGCAGACAGTGACTCTGTTTTCTATTACTATCAGAAGCTGATTGCCCTGCGTCATGAACTTCCGATTATTACGGATGGAGTTTATGAACTGCTGGATGCAGAGAATGAAAAGATTTATGCTTACCTGAGAAAAGGAGAGAAAGAAAGTCTGATTGTTCTTTGCAATTTCACGGATGAGACAGTGGAATACGAGGTGGATGAGTCTGTAAAAGCAGAGAGAAGTGAGCTTGTAATTTCCAATTATAAAGATGCTCCTGAAAAGTTTGCATCAAAGATCACAATGAAGCCTTATGGGGCTTATGTATACTATACAAAATGA
- a CDS encoding SGNH/GDSL hydrolase family protein, translating to MNILCFGDSNTYGYCPDGSGRFDADTRWTGLLQKKLGTNDRIIEEGLCGRTTVFSDELREGRRGLDTIGILLESHAPVDLLILMLGTNDCKTRYNASAGTIAKGLEQVITKAQKSSPHPFRLLVISPILLAPGVGDPGFDPEFNKGSELVSQNLATEYKKIAARYHADFLDAASVANASETDRQHLDALGHRLLAEAIYKKITT from the coding sequence ATGAATATTTTATGTTTTGGAGATTCAAATACTTATGGATATTGCCCTGACGGATCAGGACGCTTTGATGCAGATACCCGTTGGACCGGTCTGCTTCAGAAAAAGCTTGGAACCAATGACCGTATTATTGAAGAAGGTCTCTGTGGAAGAACTACCGTCTTTTCCGATGAATTGCGGGAAGGCCGCCGTGGACTGGATACGATCGGTATTCTCCTGGAAAGCCATGCCCCTGTGGATCTGCTCATCCTGATGCTCGGAACCAATGACTGCAAGACCCGTTACAACGCCTCTGCCGGCACGATTGCCAAGGGACTGGAACAGGTCATCACCAAAGCTCAGAAAAGTTCTCCCCACCCTTTTCGTCTTCTCGTGATCTCACCGATCCTCCTTGCTCCCGGTGTCGGCGATCCTGGATTTGACCCGGAATTTAATAAAGGTTCTGAGCTTGTCTCTCAGAACCTTGCCACTGAATATAAAAAAATTGCTGCCCGGTATCACGCTGATTTTCTCGATGCTGCCTCTGTTGCCAATGCCAGTGAAACCGACCGTCAGCATCTGGATGCTCTGGGGCATCGGCTTCTGGCTGAAGCAATCTATAAAAAGATCACCACTTAA
- a CDS encoding PTS mannose/fructose/sorbose/N-acetylgalactosamine transporter subunit IIC gives MHIIQDILIILLAGYMTIDQNGPVVMSWFSVIVGTISGLIMGDLNTGLMIGGTFQLMSLGVAALGGASAPNYGLATIIGTFIAVRTGTGIDAAVGVGLPVGLLAIQLEVVVRIVNNFVAHKMQSDNNEGKWKNMNRIAWVGPLLCSLQTIIPTVIVVCFGANVVNFILDVIPQWVTDGLSIAAGMLPVVGIGMLMRYMPVKKFLPFILIGFVLSAYLSMPVLGIAIVGFAAAFWYFTTEMKKAAEAEKAVAVTTVDEMGDDFDE, from the coding sequence ATGCATATCATACAGGATATATTAATCATTCTTTTGGCAGGGTACATGACGATCGACCAGAATGGTCCGGTTGTTATGTCCTGGTTCTCCGTAATCGTTGGTACAATTTCAGGTCTGATCATGGGAGACTTAAATACAGGTCTTATGATCGGAGGTACATTCCAGTTGATGTCGCTTGGTGTGGCAGCACTTGGAGGAGCTTCTGCCCCAAATTACGGACTTGCAACAATTATCGGTACATTTATCGCAGTCCGCACAGGAACGGGAATTGATGCGGCTGTAGGTGTTGGACTTCCGGTTGGACTTCTTGCGATCCAGTTAGAAGTTGTAGTGCGTATTGTAAATAACTTTGTAGCACATAAGATGCAGAGTGATAATAATGAAGGAAAATGGAAAAACATGAACCGGATCGCATGGGTCGGACCGCTGCTCTGTTCCCTTCAGACAATCATTCCAACAGTGATCGTTGTATGCTTTGGTGCAAATGTAGTGAATTTTATCCTGGATGTGATCCCACAGTGGGTGACAGACGGGCTGTCCATTGCAGCAGGAATGCTTCCTGTAGTCGGTATCGGAATGTTGATGCGTTATATGCCGGTTAAGAAATTCCTTCCATTTATTCTGATCGGATTTGTACTTTCAGCTTATCTGTCCATGCCGGTACTCGGAATTGCGATTGTCGGATTTGCCGCAGCATTCTGGTATTTTACGACAGAAATGAAAAAAGCCGCAGAGGCAGAGAAAGCAGTAGCTGTTACAACAGTGGATGAGATGGGAGATGATTTTGATGAGTAA
- a CDS encoding PTS system mannose/fructose/sorbose family transporter subunit IID: MILMSKMENNTVNKAGSTGVELNLNDGTQRYQVTKKDLKKTADRYNFMACNIFNYESQMGPAVAWAMAPVLRKIYKKDEEYKEALNNHFNYFNSTTVMSSMILGATLAIEEKDGIEAKETVQSLKTSLMGPFAGVGDTLVWVLWPTIMGSISGYMAQQGNPLGAIIWFIANIIFWFVKRKMFEVGYTSGTKLITNLGKSLTTFTEAASIMGLSVVGALIASSVKMTTALNFKVGEVSLALQTDILDRIMPSLLPVLLTALVYKLLGNKKWTATKLILLIIVIALVCSFFGILTV; this comes from the coding sequence ATGATTTTGATGAGTAAGATGGAAAATAATACAGTAAATAAAGCAGGCAGCACAGGTGTTGAGCTGAACCTGAATGATGGAACGCAGCGTTATCAGGTAACAAAAAAAGATCTGAAAAAGACAGCCGACAGATATAACTTTATGGCATGTAACATTTTCAATTACGAATCCCAGATGGGTCCGGCTGTAGCATGGGCAATGGCACCGGTACTTCGTAAGATCTATAAAAAAGATGAAGAATACAAAGAGGCACTGAACAACCATTTTAATTATTTCAATTCCACAACAGTCATGTCCAGTATGATCCTGGGTGCGACACTGGCGATCGAAGAGAAGGACGGCATCGAGGCGAAAGAGACAGTACAGTCGTTAAAGACCAGTCTGATGGGACCGTTTGCCGGAGTTGGTGATACGCTGGTATGGGTTCTCTGGCCGACGATCATGGGATCTATTTCAGGATATATGGCACAGCAGGGAAATCCGCTGGGTGCGATCATCTGGTTTATTGCAAACATCATTTTCTGGTTTGTAAAGAGAAAAATGTTTGAAGTGGGATATACTTCAGGAACAAAGCTGATCACAAACCTTGGAAAAAGCCTTACGACATTTACAGAAGCCGCTTCTATCATGGGACTGAGTGTTGTCGGTGCATTGATCGCTTCTTCTGTAAAAATGACAACAGCATTAAATTTTAAAGTCGGGGAAGTTTCACTGGCACTTCAGACCGATATACTTGACAGGATCATGCCATCCCTGCTTCCGGTACTTCTGACAGCACTTGTCTACAAGCTGCTCGGAAATAAGAAGTGGACAGCAACGAAACTGATCCTTCTGATTATTGTTATTGCACTGGTATGCTCTTTCTTTGGAATCCTCACAGTATAG
- a CDS encoding PTS sugar transporter subunit IIB: protein MVVLARVDQRLIHGLIVNQWAPHLQVKRFMVVDDVLCNNEEIKASMRMAKPAGTGVSVISTETAIANFKAGKYDGQRVFVLVKEPETLIRLMEGGVEIPKVDLGIIFNENGRTPVTKFIALNEKEKADLEIIRSKGVPIVIQYVPTDAEEAY, encoded by the coding sequence ATGGTAGTATTAGCAAGAGTTGATCAGAGACTGATTCATGGGTTGATCGTAAACCAGTGGGCACCACATCTTCAGGTAAAAAGATTTATGGTGGTAGATGATGTGCTTTGCAATAACGAAGAGATCAAGGCAAGTATGAGAATGGCAAAGCCGGCAGGAACAGGAGTGTCTGTCATCAGCACAGAGACAGCAATCGCCAATTTTAAAGCCGGTAAATATGACGGACAGAGAGTGTTCGTTCTTGTAAAAGAGCCGGAGACACTGATCCGTCTGATGGAAGGCGGCGTCGAGATCCCGAAAGTAGATCTTGGAATTATTTTCAATGAGAATGGAAGAACACCGGTCACAAAATTTATTGCACTGAATGAGAAAGAAAAAGCAGATCTTGAAATCATCAGAAGCAAGGGTGTTCCGATCGTGATCCAGTATGTTCCGACTGATGCAGAAGAGGCATACTGA
- a CDS encoding PTS sugar transporter subunit IIA → MKRILVTASHHKMADGLKDTLNFVSGGVQETIALSAYLDNQPVEEAVDELMKGFAEEDEVIVLTDLTSGSVNQQFFRYRNRPHTHIVSGMNLPLAFQVAMEPQGEYITVERMREMVEEAKNEIKYVNDIADDGDDEDE, encoded by the coding sequence ATGAAAAGAATTTTAGTTACAGCATCTCATCATAAGATGGCAGATGGATTAAAGGATACTCTGAATTTTGTTTCAGGCGGAGTGCAGGAGACGATTGCACTCTCTGCCTATCTGGATAACCAGCCGGTGGAAGAGGCAGTCGATGAACTGATGAAAGGATTTGCAGAGGAAGATGAAGTGATCGTTCTGACAGACCTGACTTCAGGAAGTGTGAACCAGCAGTTTTTCCGTTATCGCAACAGACCGCATACGCACATTGTGAGTGGTATGAACCTTCCACTTGCATTTCAGGTAGCCATGGAGCCGCAGGGAGAATATATCACGGTGGAACGGATGCGTGAGATGGTGGAAGAAGCAAAGAATGAAATAAAATATGTCAATGATATAGCAGATGATGGAGATGACGAAGATGAGTAA